The sequence below is a genomic window from Patescibacteria group bacterium.
TATCTTATCTGAGCTCCAAAATATTGCCGATTCATCTGATCCCTTGCGTCGCGCTAAGGGACGTCGGGGATTGAGAATTTTAAAGAGTTTACAAAAGCTGCCTTTTTTTGAGGTTAAAATTGTCGAATCTGAGATCGAAGATGTTTCTGGAATTGACGCAAAGTTAGTTGAAAAAGCTAAGGAAATCGAAGGTAAAATATTAACCACTGATTATAATTTAAATGAAGTGGCGAAGATTCAAAGTGTCATAATTTTAAATATTAATGAATTATCTAATGCAATTAAACCAGTGTTATTGCCTGGAGAAGAAACTGAAGTAAAAGTTGTTCAGAAAGGCAAAGAACACGGTCAGGGCGTCGGTTATTTAGAAGATGGCACGATGATTGTGGTTGAAGATGGTGAGAAGTTTTTGGGTCGTAAGGTCCATTGTGAGGTTTCGCGAATTTTTCAAACTGATGCGGGCCGGATGATTTTTGTCAAACCCAAAGAATTGCCAAAGCGAAATTTTGTTAGCAAACAATTTTCAAATATTTTTCGTCGACCTCAGTTTTTTAGCCCTCGTCCTAAAAATAATCCATATCATAAAAATAATTACAACCATAAAAAAAATAATCCAAACAACAACAATAACAATAACAATAATAATA
It includes:
- a CDS encoding TRAM domain-containing protein — protein: MQFDPASLGIIIVGASLFYFLGRRSLAVLSAQNVQENKIIVDTSSLIDGRILEVAKTGFLTGKLIIYSFILSELQNIADSSDPLRRAKGRRGLRILKSLQKLPFFEVKIVESEIEDVSGIDAKLVEKAKEIEGKILTTDYNLNEVAKIQSVIILNINELSNAIKPVLLPGEETEVKVVQKGKEHGQGVGYLEDGTMIVVEDGEKFLGRKVHCEVSRIFQTDAGRMIFVKPKELPKRNFVSKQFSNIFRRPQFFSPRPKNNPYHKNNYNHKKNNPNNNNNNNNNNNNNQYRSN